From Anas acuta chromosome 11, bAnaAcu1.1, whole genome shotgun sequence, the proteins below share one genomic window:
- the CHCHD4 gene encoding mitochondrial intermembrane space import and assembly protein 40 yields the protein MSYCRQEGKDKIIFVTKEDHETPSSAELVADDPDDPYEEQGLILPNGDINWNCPCLGGMASGPCGEQFKSAFSCFHYSTEEIKGSDCVDQFRAMQECMQKYPDLYPQEDENDEKEKSSKDLEDTPVEASVAKEEKGSS from the exons ATGTCCTACTGCAGGCAAGAAG gaaaagacaaaattatatTTGTGACCAAGGAGGACCATGAGACACCAAGCAGTGCTGAACTGGTTGCAGATGACCCAGATGACCCTTATGAAGAACAAG GCTTGATATTGCCCAATGGAGATATCAATTGGAACTGCCCGTGTCTGGGTGGAATGGCTAGTGGTCCTTGTGGGGAGCAGTTCAAGTCAGCCTTTTCTTGTTTCCACTAtagcacagaagaaataaagggaTCAGACTGTGTGGACCAATTCCGTGCCATGCAGGAATGCATGCAGAAATACCCAGATCTTTACCCTCAAGAAGATGAAAATGACGAGAAAGAGAAGTCAAGCAAAGATTTAGAAGATACTCCTGTGGAGGCTTCTGTTgccaaagaagagaaaggatcTAGCTAA